TGCTTGGCGGGTATTGATTTAAATCCTATTGCGTTCGTCCACACGCTTTCTCTTTTTATTGTCCCTTATCCTTGTGTTTCCAAACTTATACCGAAATCCTAAAATCAACAATCTATTTTCAGGCCTGAACGAGGAGGTGTTGTCCTGATTAAGATAGCGCCTGGTATTGAATAAGTTTCCTTGGTTGAAAATGTCTTCAACCTCCAAAGAAATGCTTGCATTCTTGTTCCAGATGGTCTTTCTAAGTGCGAAGCCTAACTGATTATAGGAATCCTGACGGGAATTCCCATTTACAGTAGGAGAGAAATACGTAAACGTTAAATCGGCGAACAGGGATTTGTCACTTAAAAAAGTAAAACTGTTAGTGGTACGAATGTGTCCCGTCCAGACATCGTTGTTCAATTGTGCTCCTGAACCCAAATCGGTAAACTCATTGATTTCATAAAAATAACTGACCAGGAAAAAAGTATTCCAAAAGTCGGTTATTTCTTTATTCAGCGAAAAATCGGCCCCATAACTTCTACTCAATCCTAGATTGGTGCTTATAAAACGAAGAAGATTGGAGTCATTATCTTGAAAGACTTGTTGTAAATACTGATTTTTTCGTTCCCCGAAAAAGAATTCCAGATTATACGCCTTGTCAAAGGTATATCCCAAGGAAATGTAGTTGCGGGTAGAAGGCAGCAAATTCGGATTGCCCTCTACGACCGAATTATTGGTCTGAAAATATTGGAAAGGGTTCAACCTATTATAGCGCGGTCTAGTAATCCTACGATAATAGTTTAAGCCAAAACTATGCTTTGTATTTAGCGTGTGCCTCAAAGAAAACGATGGAAAAAACTCCAAATAGTTATTTTCTGTAGCCACCTCCTCGGTATCCAAAAGACCTATGGTTTCAGTATATTCGGCTCTTAAACCCATTTTTATTTCCCAATTATTCCAGCCGCTATTAAAACTTATGTAAGCTGCAGATATATCCTCATCATAGGAAAAAACTCCCGTTTCGGTTGGGTTTATTCCCGGCTGATTCCTATCGAAACCCTCCTGAGAAATGGTGTTGTCGGAATTAATAGCGGCATAGCGCAACCCTGCTTCTAATTCGCTCGATTTTCCCACAGGTGTGCTATAATCCAGTTGGATGCTGAACAATCCCGTTAGTTGTCCAGACTGAGTAGTGAAATCATTCTCACCGGTCAAGGTCCCATCGGCATCAAAAAAATCGGTATTTAACAACTGTCCCCGGTCATATTCATAGTTGGTATAGTGGGTGTTAAAAGCGATTTCCGCACCTTTTTTATCCAATCGATGTGCCCAGTCCAAGTAAATGGAAGTATTGTACAAATCATAATCGGAATCATTGGTCGTGTCAAAGCTTGAAATCAAGGTCCCGTTCGTATCGGTTATTACGGTCTCGGAATC
This sequence is a window from Maribacter aestuarii. Protein-coding genes within it:
- a CDS encoding outer membrane beta-barrel family protein produces the protein MKRELRLFSIFVLFVSLTIAQDFKISGTVLDGNEAPLVFASVLLQTEDSVLIKGTATDEKGFFQLDNIAQGNYLLAASFIENRSEILPLSLTGDTDIGSLIILENAQALDEVVVAYKKPTIEQKVDRLVFNIENTALSDSDIWNVLKRTPGVVVIKDELTIKGSSNIGIMINGRLVNIPQSDIINLLSGSSAGNVEAIEVITNPPAKYSAEGGLLIDIKMKKNLIAGYNGSLYNRYTQGVFPKHTVGTDHFFKGKRTDFSINYSFRNAKTISRFTDITNFFEDSTVDEVWSAEQSAVTRRKQHNVSAFLDFELNDKNTISLSTINTLTPSVNRFYDSETVITDTNGTLISSFDTTNDSDYDLYNTSIYLDWAHRLDKKGAEIAFNTHYTNYEYDRGQLLNTDFFDADGTLTGENDFTTQSGQLTGLFSIQLDYSTPVGKSSELEAGLRYAAINSDNTISQEGFDRNQPGINPTETGVFSYDEDISAAYISFNSGWNNWEIKMGLRAEYTETIGLLDTEEVATENNYLEFFPSFSLRHTLNTKHSFGLNYYRRITRPRYNRLNPFQYFQTNNSVVEGNPNLLPSTRNYISLGYTFDKAYNLEFFFGERKNQYLQQVFQDNDSNLLRFISTNLGLSRSYGADFSLNKEITDFWNTFFLVSYFYEINEFTDLGSGAQLNNDVWTGHIRTTNSFTFLSDKSLFADLTFTYFSPTVNGNSRQDSYNQLGFALRKTIWNKNASISLEVEDIFNQGNLFNTRRYLNQDNTSSFRPENRLLILGFRYKFGNTRIRDNKKRKRVDERNRI